A single region of the Bacteroides fragilis NCTC 9343 genome encodes:
- a CDS encoding recombinase family protein, with protein MEIIGYARVSTREQNLDLQLDALKEAGCKLIFEEKVSGVKDRPELDKALAYLREGDTFVIWKLDRLGRSLKDLVYIVDCLQKRKVAFKSIVDGIDTNSALGRCQFGIFASLAEYEREIIVERTRAGLQAAKERGKLTGRPIGLSEDAKRKAIAAKRLYENRDYSIDEICRILHIGSKATLYRYLRYEKVRLMNRRNK; from the coding sequence ATGGAGATAATAGGCTACGCTCGTGTTTCAACGAGGGAACAGAATTTAGATTTGCAGCTAGATGCTTTAAAAGAAGCCGGATGCAAACTTATATTTGAGGAAAAAGTATCAGGAGTAAAGGATAGACCCGAATTAGATAAAGCCCTTGCATATTTGCGAGAAGGTGATACTTTTGTTATCTGGAAGCTAGATAGATTAGGACGTTCTTTGAAAGATTTAGTTTATATAGTTGATTGTTTGCAGAAAAGAAAAGTTGCATTCAAAAGCATAGTTGATGGTATTGATACTAATAGTGCTTTAGGAAGATGTCAATTTGGAATTTTTGCTTCATTGGCTGAATATGAACGTGAAATAATAGTAGAACGAACTAGGGCTGGATTACAAGCTGCAAAAGAACGAGGGAAACTTACGGGACGACCTATAGGGTTATCGGAAGATGCAAAGAGAAAAGCTATAGCAGCAAAGCGTTTATATGAAAATCGGGATTATTCTATAGATGAAATATGTAGAATTTTACACATTGGAAGTAAGGCTACTTTGTATAGGTATTTACGTTATGAAAAAGTAAGATTGATGAATAGAAGAAATAAATAG